Proteins encoded within one genomic window of Oscarella lobularis chromosome 6, ooOscLobu1.1, whole genome shotgun sequence:
- the LOC136187983 gene encoding mitochondrial ribosome-associated GTPase 2-like, translating to MDSNKEMYCIVRGGRGGRGNASYLRNKNRAPRFFTPGSLGDEKVLELELKIIADIGLVGFPNAGKSTLLRAISNAKPKVAAYPFTTLNPHIGMVQYWDPPAQVAVADIPGLIPGAHQNKGLGHAFLRHIERCRGLLYVIDASSDNPRDHYYQLKHELEQYKVGLSRRPAAIVANKIDLLKNVLNLTLGNDCPVCAVSGMRGQNIEQLLTVIKRLAQPQLFA from the exons ATGGATTCAAATAAAGAAATGTATTGCATTGTAAGAGGGGGTAGAGGAGGCCGAGGAAACGCAAGCTATTTGAGAAACAAAAACAGGGCACCAAGATTCTTTACCCCTGGTAGCCTTGGGGATGAAAAGGTCTTAGAATTGGAATTGAAAATCATTGCTGATATTGGACTAGTCGGGTTTCCCAATGCAGGAAAGTCAACTCTTCTAAGAGCTATATCTAACGCAAAACCTAAAGTAGCCGCCTACCCGTTTACGACTCTAAATCCTCACATAGGAATGGTGCAGTATTGGGACCCACCAGCGCAAGTTGCAG TTGCTGATATACCTGGACTCATTCCTGGTGCTCATCAGAACAAAGGACTTGGCcacgcttttcttcgtcatatCGAACGATGTCGAGGCCTGCtctacgtcatcgacgcATCGTCCGATAATCCGAGAGATCACTATTACCAACTAAAACACGAATTAGAACAATACAAAGTTGGATTATCGAGGCGACCCGCCGCCATTGTCGCCAATAAGATCGATCTCCTAAAGAACGTTTTGAATCTTACGTTGGGAAATGACTGTCCTGTCTGCGCCGTATCTGGAATGAGAGGGCAAAATATTGAGCAATTGCTGACTGTGATAAAACGTTTAGCCCAACCCCAACTATTCGCGTAG
- the LOC136187980 gene encoding dedicator of cytokinesis protein 7-like, with protein MTETRRAFALKLNRNQGAAQARQAASVAFTLDEPSPKGSSNYGTRPESFAEFTSTGPAVLAEIVNPVDYEDFVENHASVIEKDQLRNMLVFPSDDIETRTMRQQFRTIDIPVPSEVRNVRDPHVQECIDLYLSDKPRVVRKYSEGHAIGQRASRVSFRAPQFVRTLSKHECEIDGTSQEEEIKEDTADGKEGRSNTFRKSSVTSFSFKTNKLSAYYDLQSSNEDEGIPSILDTVHSDEVDGLNQERRSASRQSSVFAVYPLPDDEEDIEKRPPAPMPSEHFGQKIMVKCLELKLEFVVEPIFAVMALYDAKEKRKISESFHFDLNSKDIEKMLSRHGTEKCMPSVSRSAIFSITYLNTDVYLVVKLEKVLQQGDIPEAAEPYMKEMNSKGREKIRVAAIHNWDRFGRYRMPFAWTAINLSEVLKDQSPSVGGGGGSATISSHESTEGGSLGAELRPRSGSQEPGKRTSSTLPISGSLAVNPKRASEHGHRQQQPRSRGKRRLESRSFSLISVVINGSAFMWDIFNGGNGLIGHKNVCHALAFSRLTLDLFVFFVLFVALLERLSAVFSVALVISASFEGTLGYVRSVGNCYIDLLNTRSASSLTLLVIFGALVFLNVIADGALFYYLHKLKLIKDRPIDRQINRISRQRLQKNLSVASLKRAASVSSIAAVCVVCATIPMILSLAWNRSKKFDVASFEGSGIETPVTVNVSRETLCPQFLEFVPNQSEKGIRGNVFRDLKAVITRRPPDRRREE; from the exons ATGACGGAAACCCGTCGCGCCTTCGCGTTGAAGCTAAACAG AAATCAAGGGGCGGCCCAAGCTCGCCAAGCGGCGTCCGTCGCCTTCACGCTCGACGAACCGAGTCCGAAAGGATCGTCGAACTATGGAACGAGACCGGAAAGCTTCGCCGAATTCACTTCGACC GGTCCGGCCGTTTTAGCGGAGATCGTCAATCCGGTCGATTACGAGGACTTCGTCGAGAATCACGCTTCGGTCATCGAAAAGGATCAACTTCGAAATATGCTCGTCTTTCCGTCGGACGACATCGAAACGCGCACGATGCGACAGCAATTTCGCACGATCGACATTCCCGTGCCGAGCGAAGtgcg GAATGTACGGGATCCTCACGTGCAGGAGTGCATCGATCTTTATCTCAGCGACAAGCCGCGTGTGGTCAGGAA GTACAGTGAAGGCCACGCTATCGGACAGCGGGCATCGAGAGTCAGCTTTCGAGCTCCTCAGTTTGTTCGAACGTTGAGCAAGCATGAGtgcgaaatcgacggcacttcccaagaggaagaaatcaaGGAAGAC ACGGCTGACGGGAAAGAGGGGAGGTCGAATACTTTTCGGAAGAGttctgtgacgtcgttttcgttcaaaACGAATAAGTTGTCGGC TTATTATGATCTTCAGTCATCCAATGAAGACGAAGGGATTCCTTCCATTCTCGATACCGTTCATTCGGATGAGGTAGACGGACTGAATCAGGAGCGACGTTCGGCAAGCCGACAGTCCAGCGTCTTCGCCGTCTATCCTTTGCCAGACGAC GAAGAGGATATCGAAAAGAGACCGCCGGCGCCGATGCCTTCAGAGCATTTTGGCCAGAAAATCATGGTCAAGTGCTTGGAACTAAA GCTAGAGTTTGTAGTTGAGCCTATTTTTGCTGTCATGGCTTTGTATGATGCCAAAGAGAAGCGGAAG ATTTCCGAGAGTTTTCATTTTGATTTGAATTCAAAGGACATCGAAAAAATGCTCTCTCGCCACGGAACGGAAAAATGCATGCCGTCCGTCAGCCGTTCCGCAATCTTCTCCATCACCTATCTCAACACGGACGTCTATCTCGTTGTCAAA CTGGAAAAAGTGCTACAACAAGGAGACATACCCGAAGCGGCGGAGCCTTATATGAAAGAAATGAATAGCAAG GGCagggaaaaaattcgcgTGGCTGCTATTCACAATTGGGATCGCTTCGGTCGATATCGCATGCCGTTTGCGTGGACGGCCATCAATCTTTCGGAGGTTCTGAAGGACCAGTCGCCGTCTGTTGGCGGGGGAGGAGGCAGCGCTACGATTTCGAGTCACGAATCTACGGAGGGGGGAAGTTTAGGCGCCGAATTGAGGCCTCGAAGCGGAAGCCAGGAACCAG gaaaaagaacgagtTCCACTCTTCCCATAAGCGGCAGCTTGGCCGTCAATCCCaagcgagcgagcgagcaTGGCCATCGACAACAGCAACCGAGATCGCGAGGAAAGCGACGCCTTGAATCACGTTCTTTCAG TCTGATCAGTGTAGTAATCAACGGGTCTGCCTTCATGTGGGACATTTTCAATGGAGGCAACGGACTGATCGGTCATAAAAACGTATGCCACGCGCTGGCATTTTCTCGACTGACGTTGGATctgttcgtcttcttcgttttgttCGTTGCCTTACTAGAAAGACTTTCAGCT GTATTTTCGGTCGCTCTGGTGATCTCCGCGTCATTTGAGGGAACTCTCGGATATGTTCGTTCAGTTGGAAATTGCTATATAGACCTGCTCAATACCAGGTCGGCGTCTTCCTTGACTTTACTCGTCATCTTCGGTGcactcgtttttctcaatGTCATTGCCGACGGCGCTCTTTTTTACTATCTCCACAAGCTCAAGTTGATCAAAGACCGCCCCATTGATCGTCAAATTAACCGAATTTCCAGACAAAGATTGCAGAAAAATTTGTCGGTCGCGAGTTTGAAGAGAGCGGCTTCGGTCTCGAGTATTGCCGCCGTTTGCGTTGTCTGCGCGACTATTCCGATGATCCTTTCCCTCGCGTGGAATCGTAGTaagaaatttgacgttgCATCTTTTGAAGGAAGCGGCATCGAAACCCCAGTTACCGTCAACGTCTCGCGAGAGACCCTGtgccctcaatttttagAGTTTGTGCCCAATCAGTCTGAAAAG GGAATCCGAGGCAACGTTTTTCGTGACTTAAAAGCCGTCATTACGCGACGGCCTCCTGATCGCCGCCGAGAAGAATAG
- the LOC136188452 gene encoding nuclear migration protein nudC-like: MPREKETGEAAVEETKIKAEEDARRAEEEAAKKRKAKKAESGPKIDAKPAKEPTSPTESKSEDQDSDSETDPEEKGKLKPNSGNGGDYDHYKWTQTLGEVDVHVPLKASFPVRSRDVVCNIQQSHLAIGLKGFDPVARGPLNGKVKVEESFWTLKDKKLVVIHLEKINKMQWWNMIQTLK, translated from the exons ATGCCGAGGGAAAAGGAGACAGGCGAGGCCGCCGTCGAAGAG aCGAAAATTAAAGCTGAGGAAGACGCTAGACGagccgaagaggaagcggctaaaaaacgaaaagcaaagaaagcaGAATCAGGCCCAAAAATC GATGCGAAACCAGCAAAAGAACCGACTTCACCCACTGAATCAAAATCAGAAGACCAAGATTCAGAT agtGAGACTGATCCTGAGGAGAAGGGAAAGCTGAAGCCTAACTCTGGTAACGGTGGTGACTATGACCACTACAAATGGACACAG ACCTTAGGTGAAGTTGATGTGCACGTTCCTCTCAAGGCTTCCTTTCCCGTTCGaagtcgcgacgtcgtttgcaaCATTCAGCAGAGC CATCTTGCCATTGGACTCAAGGGCTTTGATCCAGTAGCACGCGGTCCTCTTAACGGAAAG GTCAAAGTAGAAGAAAGTTTTTGGACTCTCAAAGATAAGAAACTCGTCGTTATTCACTTAGAAAAG ATTAATAAGATGCAGTGGTGGAATATGATTCAAACCCTGAAATAA
- the LOC136187982 gene encoding uncharacterized protein isoform X1 — protein sequence MTSELEVFLKIKTPLFTKWLSRKLTGDDVDVTDMVISEKSVPVVSKPTTLSSIVRMPEEKCCIRVLSRPKPTGPQQRNASLLKRALADAAKSTSTGNAMENNLVGRKVKSRRPFLGRLGWLQMSSGRRDDDDVPHGPSPKKKYLIEPGNDGDDDDDDDDVATDSPEFIVTLKGAPSLETTVDDEDSNEPRAPEHIQPVIRRKPTRPMSRFPSPRIPPSFYSSFPPPRPSWPRPAYQPQFYPPHATPPPASWSSSYSNRFKFIKKPSNGGQSGIPSRDKLKWVAPELKSKPVDAGK from the exons atgacgtcagaattggAAGTATTTCTCAAAATAAAGACGCCATTGTTCACTAAATG GCTCTCCCGAAAACTGACCGGTGATGACGTAGACGTTACGGACATGGTTATAAGTGAAAAATCAGTGCCAGTCGTCAGCAAGCCCACGACACTATCCAGTATCGTCCGAATGCCTGAAGAAAA GTGTTGCATTAGAGTGCTGAGCCGCCCCAAGCCTACTGGACCGCAGCAGAGGAATGCAAGTCTATTGAAACGTGCACTCGCTGACGCAGCCAAGTCAACGTCAACAGGGAATGCAATGGAAAATAATTTAG TTGGCCGTAAGGTGAAATCTCGTCGTCCTTTTCTCGGACGTCTTGGCTGGCTTCAAATGTCCTCcggtcgtcgcgacgacgatgacgtgcCTCACGGTCCCAGCCCCAAAAAGAAGTATTTGATAGAGCCAGG TAatgacggcgatgacgatgatgacgatgatgacgttgcAACGGACAGTCCAGAATTTATCGTGACTCTCAAGGGAGCGCCTTCTTTAGAGACTACAGTCGATGACGAGGATTCGAACGAGCCCAGGGCTCCTGAGCACATTCAGCCAGTGATACGGCGCAAACCGACTCGGCCGA tgtctcgttttccttctcctcgaaTTCCACCGTCTTTTT ATTCTTCCTTTCCGCCGCCGAGGCCCTCTTGGCCTCGTCCCGCGTACCAGCCCCAGTTCTATCCCCCTCACGCTACTCCGCCACCGGCGTCGTGGTCGTCCAGCTACTCAAATCGTTTTAAGTTCATTAAGAAGCCGAGCAACGGTGGGCAGAGTGGCATTCCGAGTAGGGACAAATTGAAGTGGGTTGCACCTGAGCTGAAATCAAAGCCAGTGGACGCAGGAAAATAG
- the LOC136187982 gene encoding uncharacterized protein isoform X2: protein MTSELEVFLKIKTPLFTKWLSRKLTGDDVDVTDMVISEKSVPVVSKPTTLSSIVRMPEEKVLSRPKPTGPQQRNASLLKRALADAAKSTSTGNAMENNLVGRKVKSRRPFLGRLGWLQMSSGRRDDDDVPHGPSPKKKYLIEPGNDGDDDDDDDDVATDSPEFIVTLKGAPSLETTVDDEDSNEPRAPEHIQPVIRRKPTRPMSRFPSPRIPPSFYSSFPPPRPSWPRPAYQPQFYPPHATPPPASWSSSYSNRFKFIKKPSNGGQSGIPSRDKLKWVAPELKSKPVDAGK from the exons atgacgtcagaattggAAGTATTTCTCAAAATAAAGACGCCATTGTTCACTAAATG GCTCTCCCGAAAACTGACCGGTGATGACGTAGACGTTACGGACATGGTTATAAGTGAAAAATCAGTGCCAGTCGTCAGCAAGCCCACGACACTATCCAGTATCGTCCGAATGCCTGAAGAAAA AGTGCTGAGCCGCCCCAAGCCTACTGGACCGCAGCAGAGGAATGCAAGTCTATTGAAACGTGCACTCGCTGACGCAGCCAAGTCAACGTCAACAGGGAATGCAATGGAAAATAATTTAG TTGGCCGTAAGGTGAAATCTCGTCGTCCTTTTCTCGGACGTCTTGGCTGGCTTCAAATGTCCTCcggtcgtcgcgacgacgatgacgtgcCTCACGGTCCCAGCCCCAAAAAGAAGTATTTGATAGAGCCAGG TAatgacggcgatgacgatgatgacgatgatgacgttgcAACGGACAGTCCAGAATTTATCGTGACTCTCAAGGGAGCGCCTTCTTTAGAGACTACAGTCGATGACGAGGATTCGAACGAGCCCAGGGCTCCTGAGCACATTCAGCCAGTGATACGGCGCAAACCGACTCGGCCGA tgtctcgttttccttctcctcgaaTTCCACCGTCTTTTT ATTCTTCCTTTCCGCCGCCGAGGCCCTCTTGGCCTCGTCCCGCGTACCAGCCCCAGTTCTATCCCCCTCACGCTACTCCGCCACCGGCGTCGTGGTCGTCCAGCTACTCAAATCGTTTTAAGTTCATTAAGAAGCCGAGCAACGGTGGGCAGAGTGGCATTCCGAGTAGGGACAAATTGAAGTGGGTTGCACCTGAGCTGAAATCAAAGCCAGTGGACGCAGGAAAATAG